From the Syntrophorhabdaceae bacterium genome, the window GCGGCTGTTGTTCATCAGGTTCCTCGTGGGGCTCAGGAATACACCGCCCGCATGCATGAGCTTGCTGAAGGGGAAATAGACAAGAAGAACGCTGACCAGAAAGAGGTGAATATAAAATATCGTTCCTATTCCCTCCGGCGCCACGGGATTGAAGGCAAGGATCCCGAGGGCGAACCGCTTTATCTCCATCAGGTCGACCTTGTAGAAGTGCCGCATGAGGATCCCTGTTACAGCGATGCTCCCGATGAGGAGCAATGCGAAATAATCCGACAGGAGTGAGATGTGCCTTACCTGCGGATTGAGCAATCTTCTGCCGAAGAGATACAGGAGGGCGACCACAATGAGGATATCGGTGACATAAAACGACGGCAGGGGCCACTGGAAAAAGCCGTCGATATCCTGGAGAAACGTGATGCACCCCGGGACAGGTTCAATGAAAAACCTCAGGTGCCTCATGAGGATGATCAGTAATGACCAGTGGAATACCATTGCCCCGAGCCAGAGCCACCTGTTCCCGCCATACAGGAGCCTTTGAGGCTGCCGGATCTCAGCCCTGTCGTTCCTGAAGAGCGAGCGGAAGAAGAGCACCTCAAGGGCCATCCGCGATACGACACCCCATGTGG encodes:
- the dsrM gene encoding sulfate reduction electron transfer complex DsrMKJOP subunit DsrM, with the translated sequence MYLLYSLILILIIILVGYIGAGLLGCHTLFGIIAPYFALGVFIAGFIYRIVLWARSPVPFHIPTVCGQQRSLPWIRSDNKESPHTTWGVVSRMALEVLFFRSLFRNDRAEIRQPQRLLYGGNRWLWLGAMVFHWSLLIILMRHLRFFIEPVPGCITFLQDIDGFFQWPLPSFYVTDILIVVALLYLFGRRLLNPQVRHISLLSDYFALLLIGSIAVTGILMRHFYKVDLMEIKRFALGILAFNPVAPEGIGTIFYIHLFLVSVLLVYFPFSKLMHAGGVFLSPTRNLMNNSRMVRHVNPWDYPVKVHTYEEYEDEFRTAMKEAGIPVEKNE